TCGATCAGTTGCTGGCTTTTCTCTGGCGGCAATGGTCAGCCCTTGGCGTTGCTGGACAGGACGCGCCGGAAGAGCGCTGCGTGATCGACCCCGAACCGCTGCTGCTCCTGTCACTGACGGTCTGCCGTTATGATGCCCGGCTGTTCGACGAAATACTGGACTGGCTGAGCGTCAACAGCGGGTTCATGAACGCGCAACGGCTGAAAAACCTGCTGCAACAGTTTGATTTTAACTGCACAGCCGAGTTGAGCGCCGTAGCAGAACTCCTGGGCAAGAAATCCGGCACAGCGCTCAAATGGAAAACCCTCTCTTCACATCCCCCCCTGGCAACCCCGGAACCTCTCTTCTGTTTCAAGGATGGCAAACCACTGCCGTTGTCATCCGAAAAGGCGCCGGAGTTCAGTTCGCACGGACTACTGCGCGGACCGCTCAAGCTGCGCGGCTACTCCACCCCCTTCCCCGCACAAGGGACAGCAACCTTACTGCTCCGCCTGCGGGCGCTTCTGGGGGTCAATTCCCGCTGCGAACTGCTCTGCCTGCTCGGCGCCAGCAATGAAATCCACCCTGCCGACATCGCACGTCAAACCGGTTATTTTGCCCGCACCACCCAGAACGCTCTGGCGGAAATGCTCCGCTCAGGCGTGGTGGAGATGCGCACCAGCAACCGGGAAAAGATGTACTGGCTGAAACCGGGCCTGCTTGACAACCTGCTCCGGCCCGATGGTACACCGACGCCCTGGGTAAACTGGTCTCCCCTGTTTCGGGCCCTGGAGATTCTCTGGCTTGGCCTGATCGCCCCCAAACGTCAGAAACTTGATCCTCTGCTGCTGGCTTCGGAACTGCGCCGTCTGACCAGTGCCATGCGGCCGCTGCTTGGTGAAGCAGGCTGGGGTATGCACCTGCAGAACGAGAAAGCCTACCGGGGAGAAGAGTACAGTGTCGTGTTTATGCAGGATATTAAGGCGCTGCTGGAGCGACTGAACCACAACTAGAGGCTGCCATTGATGAACTGGTGCGTGAAATGCCCAGAGAGCTGTGGGACAACCAGCCGTGAAATTTGATTATCCGGAAGATGAGATTGCAGCACGTTTTCATCACCGTTTAACGGCAATTCATCCGTTTCCAAACGGCAACGGACGCCATGCCCGGCTGATGACGGATATTCTGCTGGTGCACCTGCTGAGGCAACAACGCTTTAGCTGGGGCAGCGGCAATCTGGTTAGTGCCGGGGATTGCCGTCAGCAGTACATTTCAGCCCTGCGTGCCGCAGACAGGCATGATTATGGCTTATTGCTGGCGTTTGCAAGGTCGTGACCTCAGACCATACCGGCCTCCCATGAGGCGGAGATCATGATGGAGATATTGAAGCACGGCAGTCATGTGGAGGTGCTTGAACCGGAGTGGCTGAGAGAAAAAGTTACACAAGTATTCATACGGCGGCATGCATGCAAGGTACAGGAGGGACAACAGAAGTGACATATATTGCTGAAAATGCACTAAATAAATATAGCTCTATTGGCAATGCTGATTATGATGGCATTATGGCAAGTATTGAAAATTCTATAGAATCGCTTAGCGCACCTAATATTAAAGAAATAGCTTTAAATTTTGCAGGTGCTATAGATATTAGTGATTTCTTGTTACTGAATAAGATATCTATAATTATAATAAATTTTGTTCACAGAGAAACATATAATCACTTAACATACATTGATTATAAAGTATACTTTGACGAAATTGGAGAACAAAAAAGTAACTATCAAGATACAAATAGCCATTATGATGAATTTAATGATATTTTATCAAAAATAAGACAAGATATAGTAACAAAGTATTTTAAATTAAATTATAGAAAGTCATTACGAAAAATAGTTAATACTGAAGATCATAATTCACTAAAAAAGTTAGAATATCAATACAGCTCACTAAAAAATGTATTGTCAAAATATAACTTATACAAAGATAATTTTTACAACAATATCGCACTATTTTCAATAGTCAATAAAGCTGTAAATAAATATTGCGCGGATATGTTTATTAATAGCACAGGCATATCCATTGATAATCTATTAAATAGAGATTTGGAATTTTATATTAATCTATTATTTTCTAATATTATTACAAACAATGAAGATGTCAACATAGCTTTGGTAGCAAAATTTATATTACACTACAGTAACAATAACAATGAAACATATACCGATTTATTCAACACTGTCAGTAGCAAATATTATAATTCTAAACTAAAGTATGATAACGATAACTTTGAACAAAAACTAATCAATAAACAAATTACAACAAAAAATGAAATTACAATAGAAGATGCTGACCTGATGTCGGGCGAAGAGTTTGAGGCATTGGTCGGCAAACTATTTACCCAAATTGGGTACGCTGTCAGCTATACAAAGAAGTCTGGTGACCAAGGAATTGATATAATTGCCCAAAAACAGGGAATAAGAATTGGAGTTCAAGCTAAACGATATTCAGGTACAGTTTCAAACAGCGCAATACAAGAGGTAGTAGCAGGTAAAGCACATTACAATTGCACAAAAGCAATAGTTGTTACCAATAGCATATTTACGCAACCCGCAATAGAACTGGCAAATTCTAATGGAGTTATATTATGGGACAGAAATATACTTAAACAAAAAATTTCTGAATCAAGTATAAAATGTGATTCAGAAATAATATTAAATGAATGCGAGATATCTAGCACGCCAAAAGTAAATAATGATTTATTTATATCAGATAATATTTTTTGTAGAACACAAAATTTACATAATGTCTTTGAAAATGAAACTAGATATTACAAAAAAATATCAACACATGCCCCAATAAACAAATATTACAATGATAACAATCCTGTTAAAGACAAAGCTACCGGAAACACATTATTCAACCTAAGCCAAATAAATGTTGATGAGTCTGACGCAGAGCTCATTTTTACCATAAACCAATTAACTGATTATATAATAAAATACAACAACTTTGACGATTTTACAAATTTCACATATGAAAAACTAAGTGAAAGGGACCTTGAGGATGATTGGAACGAAATAACAATTAAAGCCTACGTAAATGCAGTTAATATATATTTAAACAGAGGAAGCATAAATCAACAAGAAGAACATTCGTTATGTGAATACGTAGAAAATATGACAATGATAGAAGAGTTTGAAGAATATCTTATAGCAACAGAGAAGCTCTATAGAATGATTAACAAAGACAGTAATTTTAATGATAAAAATAGATTTATAAGAATGTGTGACGAATGTGGATACGTATTACCTTTAGGAGATGATTCATTTACCACTTTGCCTGACAAAAGCATAATATGCCTCAAATGCTATAAACACAAATAATTTGTACAGAGATAGTATTCACCTGACAGTGCCCTTGAATGGGTCGTGATTTACGCTGCCAGTTTGTAGTCCTCAGTATCTGAATCGTCGTTCTTTGGCAAGCCGTCTATGAAAACCGTGTATGGCGTCCTGCCAAGCATGTTTCTGCCTTGGTGTGGGCGGTCGTAGTTGTAAGTCTTGAGATAGGTGTCCAGATCGGTCTGCATCTCGTCCAACGACTCGTACCACTTGGTGCGGCCCATTACCCGGAAGTGTTCGTCAAGCAAGGTTCTGTGCAGCCGTTCGACAAAGCCATTGCTCTGCGGACGTCTGACCTTGGTGGTGCGGTGCTCGATCTCTTCAAGCTGTAGGAACAGCTCGTAGGGATGATTGTCCGGCCTGCCGCAGAACTCCCTGCCATTGTCCGAGAGGATGGTGCTGATCCGGGCGTCATGTTCTTCAAAGAACGGCAGTACGTCTTCATTAAGCACATGCACAGCAGTGACCGGTAGCTTATTGGTGTAGAGCTTGCCCCAGGCGTAGCGTGAGTAGCAATCAATGACCGATTGCAGGTAGACTTTGCCGACGCCTTTCAGAGTGCCGACAAAGAAGGTGTCCACTGCTACGAGATCGCCGGTGTGGCTGGTTTCGATGTGACGCTCCCTGAACTCAGGGCTGAACCGTTCCAAGGCCCTGATCTGCTCATCTGACAGTTCGAATGCCTGTTCCCGGACGCTCTTTTCAAGCCGCAGCATCCGTTCCTGCTTGGTCAGTAGGTTGTGCCTGTTCCAGACACCGCGAACGCCTCCAGAGCTGACCTGGGTGCCTTTAAGGGCCAGTTCGTTGGCAACCCGCAGCGGGCCATGACCGGGATGAGCCAGGCAGTGATCCAGAATGGCCTGTTCGACAGCTTCGTCAACCCGGTTGGGATGTGGGCCCCTGGCTCCGGGCATCCGATCAACCAGACCGGCTGAACCGTAGGTCTGATAGTTTCGACGGATTTCATAGAACTGCTGCCGCGAATAACCCATGAGCTTGCAGGCTTTGCTGACATTCGAAAGATCGGCGGCCAACTCTAGCAAACTGAGCTTTCTTCGTGATACTTTCTCGGCGGTGGTCATACTGTTCTCCTTGATGGAAAGATTTAGTCTGAGCAACTTCATCTTTTACCATTCAAGGGCAGTATGGCCACCAACTGAAAATGGCCAACTGTCAGGTGAATACCATCACACTACAATCTATGAATTATGGCGAAACCCTTGTTTATTGGTACCTACGCTTGAATGGTTTCTTCCCGTTGAATAACTTTGTCCTGCATCAACACGAAGAGACTATCGACGATTCCGCAGATTGTGATGTTCTTGCCGTTCGTCATCCACATGCCTATGAAATTATCGGTGGGCAGAAAGCAGATTGGGACCCTAATTTATCAGAACAAGGAATCAATCTCTGTGACCGTATTACTGGCATCATTGTCGAAGTTAAAACAGGACAAGACGCAACCAAAATCCTAAAAAATACTATCAATTCCTTCAGTAGCGATCGTATCCGATATGCAGTTCAACGCCTTGGCTTCTGGCCTCAAGAAGATACCCCAGTTATCGAGGACACACTTAACACAAGGGTGAGTTACCAAGATGATACCTTTCAGATATTTAAGCTCCTTGTGTCTGACAGGCTACCCAGGTCCAAAGAGCCTGAAAGATGGAAACAGTTGAGTTTATCAAATGTCGAAAATTTTATTGTGGAACGCCTCAAGAAACATTGCGATAAAAAATATGCTGATCGTCTGCGTTTTCCGTCTGACCTGATGCAGTATATGATTTGGAAGACAACCACAGATCAGAACGGACGGACACCAAACTCCCTAGGTGTGTGAAGACTGTGAAGAGTACATCCTTCCGATCATGTCACCACCTACCACTGCCAACACATCGTCGTTGCCATGAGTGAGACCATCCGCATCATGGACGAGATTGACCTGGTTATTGATGAGCATGGCGGCTGGCCGATAAAGTGAATTTCACAGGAACAGACAGTCCGACAGGTATTACACCTGTTGCCTACGCCCCGCATTTCAAGATTTATGTCTGCCAACACATTCTAGGGGGGAGTGATGCAATACGAAAATTATATAAAAGATTTCCCGGCAAGATGCAGTACTTTGCTTGATAAATTTGAAGATCAAGCACGCCTACTAGAGCTAGATGTTACATTTCTATTTTCTATCGCATCCGTAGGACTAACCATTCCGATAGAGCGGTTGAAAAAACCATACATCAATGAGAAAGAGCCTGATAAAAACTCTACTCCTCATCCAGCTAATGACAGAGATAATTACCCTAATGCTAGGGATGCGATGCAAAATCTCAGACACAAAAATTTTAAGCGCTCTGAACTTTGGGACACAACAATGCAGCCTTGGTACTACGGTCGTCTGAGCTCTACTCTAGGTCCACCCGATGCTTGGCCAGAACTTTCAGAACTATCAAAAACTTCTGAAGTACACTCTGAAACAACTGACTGTATCCTCAACCATATTAGAAATTCTTTGGCACATGGAAACATTTATACTTCAGGAAATCCAATCAAAAAAATTATCTTTCTGTCAGAATTAAGTACAGAAAAAGGTAAATTTAATTTTCTGGTCATACCGCTTTTGGGTTTCAGTAAATTTTTGCGAAACTGGTTTGCGTTCATAAATAAACTCGACATCAGTCAATCTCCTGTTCAAGGCGTCATTTATGATGATGGACAAAGAGATATGAGAATTGACTTGAGTCACCACGGCAAAGCGCAGTAAAAAAAGCTTCTTACGTTGTCGGCACCCCACTCCCGGACAAACTCCCTAAAAAGACCCTGGAATTTTTAGAAAATGCCGTAACGCCACAACGTGCTTATGAGATAGCTGCACAAGTGGAAAGAATCGCGGCCAAAAACCGTCCAGCAGCCAAAGCTCAACGTGCCTGTTGAACTGAATGTATCCCCTCTATGAGTCACTCAGATTTTCCAAGCTGCCCAGTATGAAAAACTGGATGTCGCTTTCCCTGCCGCATTGACATTTTTGAGGGTGACCAACGGCGGACTCCCGTCGGCGCCCCTTGCCAACAGTAATCCCGCTCCCGCATCCTCAAATTACACCGGAGCAGTACTTACCGGCCAGACCTATCATAAATATCACTGAGGCAGTATGGTATATAATTTTCTTCTCACTGCCCACCATAAATATCACTACAATAATATTGTTGTTGATTTCAAAAGATACTTATGAAAAGATATCACCTGAATGATATTTTAATTGCCAAGGATTGTCGTATGTCAAAAACCGTAGTCCCGCTTCCTGTTCCGGAGCCGCAACAACTGACAAATGCAGCGACACTAGGAACATTTGTCCGCGCAAGAAGGACGCAGGCCGGCATGACCATTCATGAAGCTGCCGCTTTCTGCGGTGTTGCCGTCGGCACCATGAGCAAACTGGAAACCGCATGTGGTGACGTGAAGCTGAGCAGCATCCTGACCGTCTGCTCCATGCTGGGAATTGCCATCACTCTAGAGGCACGGTAGAGATAATGGCTGCTACGCTCACGGTACATCTCGATCGCCGACATCTCGGCAAGATACTGCTTGAAGAGAAGAGCGAACAGTATGGGTTGGAGTATGCTCCGTCCTGGCTTGACGGAGGAGGTTTTCCCGTATCGCCGCATTTGAAGCCGGGGGATTGCTCCTCGGAATCGGTAAAGCGCTTTCTTGCCAATCTGCTTCCGGAAGGAAGGTGGCTGGAAGAGCTTTCAGTCGCCAGTCTGTAGTGTGATGGTATTCACCTGACAGTTGGCCATTTGCAGTTGGTGGCCATACTGCCCTTGAATGGTAAAAGATGAAGTTGCTCAGACTAAATCTTTCCATCAAGGAGAACAGTATGACCACCGCCGAGAAAGTATCACGAAGAAAGCTCAGTTTGCTAGACCTGGCCGCTGATCTTTCGAATGTCAGCCGAGCCTGCAAGATCATGGGCTACTCACGGCAGCAGTTCTATGAAATCCGTCGTAACTATCAGACCTACGGCTCAGCCGGTCTGGTTGATCGGATGCCCGGAGCCAGGGGCCCACATCCCAACCGGGTTGACGAAGCTGTCGAACAGGCCATTCTGGATCACTGCCTGGCTCATCCCGGTCATGGCCCGCTACGTGTTGCCAACGAGTTAGCTCTTAAAGGTACCCAGGTTAGCTCAGGAGGCGTTCGCGGAGTCTGGAACAGGCACAACCTGCTGACCAAACAGGAACGGATGCTGCGACTTGAAAAGAGCGTCCGGGAACAAGCATTCGAACTGTCCGACGAGCAGATCAGGGCCTTGGAA
The window above is part of the Trichlorobacter ammonificans genome. Proteins encoded here:
- a CDS encoding mobile mystery protein B, with the protein product MKFDYPEDEIAARFHHRLTAIHPFPNGNGRHARLMTDILLVHLLRQQRFSWGSGNLVSAGDCRQQYISALRAADRHDYGLLLAFARS
- a CDS encoding restriction endonuclease; amino-acid sequence: MAERKSYTSIHTAACMQGTGGTTEVTYIAENALNKYSSIGNADYDGIMASIENSIESLSAPNIKEIALNFAGAIDISDFLLLNKISIIIINFVHRETYNHLTYIDYKVYFDEIGEQKSNYQDTNSHYDEFNDILSKIRQDIVTKYFKLNYRKSLRKIVNTEDHNSLKKLEYQYSSLKNVLSKYNLYKDNFYNNIALFSIVNKAVNKYCADMFINSTGISIDNLLNRDLEFYINLLFSNIITNNEDVNIALVAKFILHYSNNNNETYTDLFNTVSSKYYNSKLKYDNDNFEQKLINKQITTKNEITIEDADLMSGEEFEALVGKLFTQIGYAVSYTKKSGDQGIDIIAQKQGIRIGVQAKRYSGTVSNSAIQEVVAGKAHYNCTKAIVVTNSIFTQPAIELANSNGVILWDRNILKQKISESSIKCDSEIILNECEISSTPKVNNDLFISDNIFCRTQNLHNVFENETRYYKKISTHAPINKYYNDNNPVKDKATGNTLFNLSQINVDESDAELIFTINQLTDYIIKYNNFDDFTNFTYEKLSERDLEDDWNEITIKAYVNAVNIYLNRGSINQQEEHSLCEYVENMTMIEEFEEYLIATEKLYRMINKDSNFNDKNRFIRMCDECGYVLPLGDDSFTTLPDKSIICLKCYKHK
- a CDS encoding HipA N-terminal domain-containing protein, encoding MAATLTVHLDRRHLGKILLEEKSEQYGLEYAPSWLDGGGFPVSPHLKPGDCSSESVKRFLANLLPEGRWLEELSVASL
- a CDS encoding IS481 family transposase; translation: MTTAEKVSRRKLSLLELAADLSNVSKACKLMGYSRQQFYEIRRNYQTYGSAGLVDRMPGARGPHPNRVDEAVEQAILDHCLAHPGHGPLRVANELALKGTQVSSGGVRGVWNRHNLLTKQERMLRLEKSVREQAFELSDEQIRALERFSPEFRERHIETSHTGDLVAVDTFFVGTLKGVGKVYLQSVIDCYSRYAWGKLYTNKLPVTAVHVLNEDVLPFFEEHDARISTILSDNGREFCGRPDNHPYELFLQLEEIEHRTTKVRRPQSNGFVERLHRTLLDEHFRVMGRTKWYESLDEMQTDLDTYLKTYNYDRPHQGRNMLGRTPYTVFIDGLPKNDDSDTEDYKLAA
- a CDS encoding helix-turn-helix domain-containing protein gives rise to the protein MSKTVVPLPVPEPQQLTNAATLGTFVRARRTQAGMTIHEAAAFCGVAVGTMSKLETACGDVKLSSILTVCSMLGIAITLEAR